One window of the Eucalyptus grandis isolate ANBG69807.140 chromosome 6, ASM1654582v1, whole genome shotgun sequence genome contains the following:
- the LOC104451758 gene encoding auxin-induced protein 6B, translated as MSNLVKKMWCCGAKSFASVDAEEAAVPEGHVRVYVGKDAPCKFEMEANYLNHPLFENLLRLSEEEFGYSYDGALRIACEVDLFQYLVHLLKTSNPTAHYMELPDLISKFHTSHNAGDAKNARHLPHRSR; from the coding sequence ATGAGCAACCTAGTGAAGAAAATGTGGTGCTGCGGAGCCAAAAGCTTCGCTTCCGTCGATGCCGAGGAGGCGGCCGTCCCAGAAGGCCACGTCCGCGTCTACGTAGGCAAGGACGCCCCGTGCAAGTTCGAGATGGAGGCCAACTACCTGAACCACCCGCTGTTCGAGAACCTGCTCCGGCTGTCGGAGGAGGAGTTCGGCTACTCCTACGACGGCGCGCTGCGGATCGCCTGCGAGGTCGACCTCTTCCAGTACCTCGTCCACCTCCTCAAGACCAGCAACCCCACCGCGCATTACATGGAGCTTCCCGACCTCATCTCCAAGTTCCACACCAGTCATAACGCCGGCGACGCCAAGAACGCCAGACACTTGCCTCATCGCTCTCGATGA